A segment of the Trifolium pratense cultivar HEN17-A07 linkage group LG7, ARS_RC_1.1, whole genome shotgun sequence genome:
TTATACTATAATAATAAGCATATTCAATTAATTctaaagaaaattagaaaaattaacaCCATTCAATTAATGCTAAGTCCAACATTCCACATTAGAAAAATTAACATCATTCAATTAATCCTAAATCCTCTAATCACATAATTTCCTAATGTAGCAATGAATTACCTCCTAATAATGCTCTATTTATTGTTGCAAATAGACAAATTACGAACACCATCAACAATACCGCCATTATTGCTGCAAATAGACATACTCCGAACACGGTCGACAATGCCACCATCAACATGACTCCCATCAGCAAACCCATAGAAATCAGTTATAAGTTTCCCAATTGAAACAAGCTGATCAAAGACATAATCAGGGATACAATCAAGAAGCATCTCAATTTTAATCTTCTTATCACGGTCATTAACGGCGTCGTTTTTGAGAATTTCAAGAATCTTATCAGCGACGAATCGTACTGTACTGAGTGGCTGACCGGCGAGTGGTTGTCCGGGGAGAGGCTGCTGGATGAGGATAAGGAGAGTGTCGTAAGCAGCGCgggttttctttgtttttggcTGGTAAATGCCGTCGTCGACGACGGGGAAAACGATGGTATCTTCTTCGATTGTGTTGAAGGGATTGGTGAAGGATTTGGGTTTGGGAAATTCGCGGGAGGGAGGGGAGTGGCGGAGTTGAAGTGCACGGGGGTAGAAGTATCGATTGAATTGAGATTGCGCCATTTTTGGGATCGATTGAAGAACAAGAACCCTAATTGCAAATTTTGGAATCTGATACTTTGGAACCTGATACTGATTTTCGAGAGAGGAAAAACAAACTTATAGTGTTTACTTTTTTGGTCTAATAAGGTGTTTGGGCTTGGAAAATACAAAAACCtaatttttagggttttaaatAACGTCTCTATTGcgtaagaaaacaaaaaaaccttTTTATCTAATGtcttgctaaacagtgcccccggacactctttaaacattctatgtaaagaaataatttattcaaaaagtggaatatttcaatttttgaggcgttgacttcacacatttccataaaattttaacaaaaatttactatttaagatgcttaaagagtgcccgggggcactgtttagcattttccaaataagaaataagaatgtcaattttttttaatatttttttttaagaaagtaGGAATGTCAATTGTCAACAACCTCTCTATCTGAGTACGAATATCAATTGCCCCAAACTTCTTTCGGGAAAATTTTCTCTTGTATGCCCATTTCTATAGGGAAAAATATCTCATTTTTTGATTTCCAAACGAGATTATTTCCGCGGAGATCCACAATTACGAATGAAATCGACATCCTAATCTAAAGAGTGtgatacattaaaaaataactACACCTTACATTCATAACCTTAATCTAGAAGACGGAACGATACATCTCACCCTAAGTTAAATCTATCACCTTCCCggacaattttgtttttttggtagtGCTCCTCggttaatttctattaaaaatttgttttctaaTACCCAATAAAATATGAGTATGTGTTCATGTAAGCGTGCGGGAATGCGTACGTGTGCATATACAAAAATATAAGGTAgtaatttgtataaaaaaaggGTAATAAGTTCATATAAGTACTTTAGACTtcacctattttattttttataagctattcttatttattttattgtagtGCTACTAATACGATATTTCTTGCTTGTGTATGTGAGGTAAACTAGCAGGAAGAGAGCTAGCTTTCGATCCTGAAATCGAGAGAGAGAACACTCAAGGCTACGGAAAGCAGCCCGGTTAGCTCACTCGGAAGGGAAGACACGTATTGAAGTGTTTAGTTCTTTATTTTCTGAAGAAAGGTAATTTAAACTCTTGAGGAGAAAATTATATATGCCAAACGCTAATCCACCACCCAACCACCTGGgaaataaaatttagatttatatccctgcaaaatgtaaattttttaaaaaaagttcctAAGTTGAATTTTATGCATATCTATCCAATTTGAAATGTATGTGTTAATCATTGACCGTgtaattttacactgacgtgaattatattatatatgaactattaaaattaacaatttagtAGAAACTCAAacatttgcttcaaaaaaaaaatagaaactcaaacatattaaaattatttaaataaatagaatTAACAATTTAATAGAAACtcaaactttttaaaatttatattaaaattatttaaataaatagaattaacaatttatattaaagataaaaaaaagttaaccaattatgaaaattcatatttaactCCTTTTAAGTTATGGCAACCCTACGCACCAAAACAATTCAATCGGTAAATAAATATGCCTTATCAGGAATATTTTGGTTTTGATGATTGACAGACAAAAGAAGTTCGAGAATGACAAGAATGCAAAAAGCGAAGATGAAGATCAAGCATCAAAGTCTCAAGTTTTGGGTTTTTATATTATGACTATTTTGTAAGTGGTTAaaaatttttgttgaaaatatatcacacactcgcaataattaattttatttaaacatgattttgcataaaaatattttggcataattaattttggaaattgcaaatttttttttgtcaagtagccaggctagaaaatccaccttaaaggtgaataaatggagtgtccagggttcgaaccctggctcctgcacatacaggccccgtttggattagcttatttttgagcttatgcaatataaattaagttttatactattttataagttcacactagtgaaaattgtatctttataagctatttttccataaactaccttgacaaacttataataatacataaaaattgcataagctgtttggataaactcaaaaataagctaatccaaacaggcccatattcttaccaactgagctaagctcacggggacgaAAATTGCATAATTGTTTTTAAgctcaaattttttttgcatgacttaaatcaaactcaattgtaaaatttttttttttttttaagaaacctAGTGGCTAGAGCCTCACAATCACAAATTTAAATATGGACAAATGTTGGAACATGATATTGTTTTTTAACATAATTGAATGCAGCATCTcatgaacaaataaataattgaaatattgaATGTAGCATGACCATAATGGATTATATTCTTCATGATCGTATATATATTGGCCATTTTGTTTAGTTAGTAAAGGAGGATATATCAAGCTGAAAGAGGAGATATTAGAAAACCCTGCCTAAATAGTGCAACGTCGTGTCTCGCTGGAACTATACGATCTTTTAAATGCAGTTTGCATATGTAATTATTGCGCAGTATTGCTGATGTGGTAGCCTCCGCAATCGCACTACAATTGTTGTGTGATTTTCATTCACTTGTACTACTACATCGTAACCACATCAACAATTTCGGTCATgttgttcaaattttctcaccaaagaaaaaaatgtatatgAACCTCAGATCCtaatttgcttcaaatatttaATGAAAATTCTTGCTGTATTTTAAGCACATTCAAACCGGTGCTATGGGGTAAACTAAGACTTTGTAAATAATGTAGTGGCATAGTGGTGTTATTTTATATAGtttgtgaaattttaaaatgatttcatGTCTTATAGCTGCATTGTGCATTGTAGCGACCGCAATGACCGCAATCATAACAATCCCAACCATTACTGCATCCGTCATCGCAAAATTGGAAACCTTATTAGTTTCATCATTTGAAtaataatttcttcttttcttcttcttacaGGCTCTTTTTCTGGCAACCCCGTTCGGTATTGTATTTGGGGCTGACACCATTGCTGGATGTGGTAACTAAGTAAGAATAACTGATGGGATTCATAATAATCCGTTTCACTCATTTTTCACATTATTTGTGGTTTGCTGCAGTTTTTCAATTGAAGAATCGCAAAACTTTGTGTGGCTCTTCTATGATTGAACATGTAAGTCTAGTTTCCCCTTCAAACTTTTTATTGCTGGACTCATTGCTATTATCTTGTGTTTCTTTGTTTTGATGTTTCAGGTTTTCGTCGAACAATGGATAGCTTTTTCAACTGTGCGTTTTTATCACCCTACAGAGGAGAATCCAGAAAAGATAGTGGTCAATACGGGGCCAGAAATGCCCGAACTCATGAATTCGCATGATCTTCTTTCAGCTAAGATTACATTGGAAGAGTGGAAAGGAAATTATTTTAACACTAACACCAACTTTAGGAAAGTTGCAATCAAAGGTATTAGGCcataaataatttagagattatttttttagtagtgCCAGTGCCACTATGCTTTTCAATTTTGTCGCGCTTATATTCATGGCAAAATAGCAAAAGTAAGGCTCATGATTCTTTCTGGCTTATATTCATACTGCATAATTTTTGTTCTGAATATTCTCTCCAAGATTGTGTAGAGGTTAAATCGTTTCAAATCCTCCTTTTATCTTGCAGGATTTTGGAAAATGTATAATCCTGATACAAGCTCTCTTTGGTTTTGTGATTCCAAATACAATGCTGAGAACAGTGTTACCTTTAAGGTTGGTAGATTTGCTGACCAGTATGCATTTGGAAAGATGTTGGTGTTTAGATCAAAGGTGAAGGGATTGTGGCTTTTCAATGGGCAAGCAATCCCAAAAGGTTTGTTTGATGAATGCTATGACATGAAGTTGTATGAATGGACTAAGGTCGACATCTCTGATGAAGCTCAAAAGGCGCGTGTCAATCAGATGATCGAAGATTGTGAGGATTTCGAGGGGGAGACTATTAGGGAGGTTTACTTTAAGTGCTAGCCGAAACTTGATTTGAGCATATATTTAAACCTTTAAGTACTTAATTTTTCTACTCTAGTAGTAAGATTAGTACCTTCTTGCTTATGCATGTATgaaattattagtattaattttaaaataggtgGATTCATGTGGCTTTTCTGTGTTATTTTATAGATATATCCTAAAGTTTGTGATTGATGAATGTTATGAAGGGGACCTTGTTATGTATGTTTTTAAATCTTCCCTCAACAAAACATGCTAATGGTGTGATGgacacttttttttaatggcaaattattagtatgttaattgttattttagtttttttttcctcagaACCATGTACCTTCAACTCCTTAACTTTTAATTCAATTAGCCCAACCAGTTGAACTACTCATCCTACCATGGTGAGATGGACACCTCCCACACCTGCCATGGATGGATGGGACTCTAGTTCTTGTCAAATATTGGTGCTCGTATTGGTTGTGGCGGTGTTATTCAAAGTAGCAATGGTGAATGGTTGAGGGGATTTTCAAAGCATATTGGATTTGGCACAACTTATATATCCGAGCTTTGGAGAGTTTTAGAAGGTTTCAAATTAGCTAGAAGATTGAATTTTATCAAGGTGGAGTGGACCTATGTGTTGATTCTTTGATTGTGCCGAATCACTTGTCTTCAAATGAGAGGAGCAGTCCTATGGGGCATTCTCTTGCTAGGCGCATTTGTAGGCTCATTGATCTTGAGTGCAAAGTTTTGGTACACCATTCTTACGGTGAAACAAACTTCTCTGCGTATGCTTTGACGAATCATGAGTGCTTGACGGAGCATGacatgatattttataagtttggTCCTATGAAATTAGGTCACTTGTTAATTCCGGATGCAACAGAAATTATTATCCCGAAATTAATTCATGTGTAGTCTTTCTCTTTCTGGGCTCTAGCTctctatattataaaaaaaaaaagtcgatTTACAAGAAGTCAATATTTTAATGGGACATACAGAAATCTATATCATTTAGATATGGTTGGgatcaactcaaagtttaaaaaaaatggaggaaTGATATTCTAACATACTAGTTTATCGACAACAAATCGACACACAAGCTacaatgaattaaaaataatttttttctcttactttgtttatcttttttcatctttaaaaataaacttatgGCCCGCATTCGCACGAGTCCACTGATTTTTATGggatatttgagtttgtcactatattaatgtagaaaatttattttaaaattaaatatttaaaaatttgttatacagtataatattgttaaaatataagtgtaattattgtgttaattattttttgtaaacttatttattcaattttttatgttttagtgacAAATATTGtctcgtgtatattttttataaaaaaaattagaaattttattagaaatattcagggtaatttagtaagtttgataataattaactttattatattattattaattttttttcttgctatttttatgaatagattgttatgttttgtttttatctataatctatttGTTCCTATtgttaagcatatcatctttctatattttttaaataaaacttgCTTCGTGGTTAAAAGTATTAAGgataaattatgaaattttgtggtaatcgattttaatatattagtaatagataagTGGATTTTCCTTTTATTGAATATCTTGCTCACGAATTAACTCAGGCAACTCGTTATAATGCTAGTCACCAAGTCTTTGATTATTGTCCTCCTTAGGTGGTGTCGGTTTTGACCTCTATTAGATGGTGTCGGTTTTGGTTTTTTTCAATGGTGTTCCGGTTATATCCGACGCCTTTGTATTTGTAGTTCCGTTTTTCTCGGTCTCTGTTCATCTTGTACGGAGATcagttattattaataatatattttgttgttcaaGAAAAAAACTTTGATTATTGTCCTCCTTATATTGAAACTactattatgaatgaaataccCTAAGTTTGCTTTTGTTAAAAAAGAATGAAGTGGATTCTCCTTTTATCTTGCTCCGGTTGAACATAGTGAAAGATTGTATTGGTGAGGGAAGACCCCAACTCATGAATTAATAATGTTTTCAACTCAAACatcaagatattttttttttggtttactcaAACTAGATCACCCTCTTCATGGTAAGCATATATGATACAAAGTAATAATAATCATGAGGTAAATATTTGGCATGATAACGAATACAATATTACTATAACGGTGAATTCATATCAGGATTTTATAGTACAGCGTCTTCGCTGAAATAATGGCTGTGTTATATGGTTTAACAATTTGTTGGGAGAACGGTTATAGGAAGATTAATTGTTTATCAGATTCGTTTCAGGCAGTTAATCTAATCCGCGGTGAGGTCTCTCCTCATCACCGTTTTGCTAATGGGATTTTGAGCATTCGATAGCTTATTACTCATGACTAGGAGGTGGTTCTCTCTCATACCCTTCGGGAAGGAATTTCGTGTGCAGATGTGCTAGCTAAAATGGGGGCAATTGCAAATACTCCATTGGTTATGACTTCAACGCCTCTAAAAACTTTGGCTAAGCCACTCTTTAAAGATGCTAGCTAGCTAATGGTGTAATTTTCACATGAGAATAGTCTCTCGtagtatttgttttttctttttccttttctcttcgtataacaaataaaataaaataaaatagtacgCAACTCAAAACCTACTCATTCTTCCTTGCCTATATATTCTCTATAGATGAATCAATAATCTCATACAAGGATTTTAGACTGCCAATGTCAAATTAAAATTAGGTGAAACGACAAATTAGAGACACGTATGTAGAAGATTGGAGTCCAATCAAAAAGTGGTTGATCAATTGTCAATGACCTACAACATTGTCAATAAATTGATTAACTTCACAATTCACATAcatttttatgtaatttattgTTGAAAACGTTACGTTATTAATCTctcaattttattcattttatatgACCACTTTATGTAGTGcttgtcaaaaaattatttcaattaaTGTTTCTTCTAAACATGTACTCCCGGGGTAGGAAAAGTAACGATAATAATTCTACGGATACATTACCTTACCGTAAAGTACAAGAAGAAATAAACACACGTTTATTGGTGAAACAAGTAATTGACTCCTGCAACAATCAATGGTGATTTTGTTCACATTACTTTTGCAtttgttatatattgttaaaattCCTTACTTGATTTACTGGTGATTGGTGTTGGACTTGATAGGGAACCACGTTTCGATTCCTTGCAATTGTGATCGGGAGGAGACTTGAATCACTTGATATCAGAACTAACCTCTTAACCAAGTTAGGCAGTCCagttggtggtgaaaaaaaattatactcctTCCGTTctaaaatatactccctccggtcctatatataagaaaatttctagtttttagattcattgtgaAATGGATGTATCTAGACCTtattatagtctaaatacatctattttacaatgaatctaaaaagtagaagTTTTCTTATGTATAGGACCCGAGAGagtataagtaaaaattagtcAATAtgtctgtgtctaacttatgtccaaaaaaaaatatgtcttattatggtgagtttgttaataaaagatttttgctactaaaaaaaatatgcgTATTATGTtaatgatgagtttgttaataaattttttttgttgctactaaaaaaaaccAAGGGTATTGTCGGtaattatgaaaagtccacacaaaaaactcatgtattctctttatatattgtATAGaagatagatatagatatagataaaaaaattaaggatattgttggtattaatACACacaaatttatctttatttaaaaatgatttttatttaatcctgtaaaattaaatgcaaactgtatttaatttatttttcctctcaCTTTCTCTAACTAACCAATGAAAATTAGTTTTACATCTTGTAAAGACAAGTCTTCTAGAGGAGATGTGTGTAAGTTGAAAAACAAATTCGGCtatgggtctgtttggtaaaaataagctataagctagctgatagctgataagctagctgatagctgaaaagctagcttatagctgatagctgaaaagctagcttattgaaattaaagtgtttggtaaaattagcttttaaagtggttattaaatataaaattacataattgatagtgggtagtttattttttagagtgggtagttattaaattaaagggtaaaaatggaataaagtgtaaaaagctataagctataagctcaaatgctacttgaaatagcatctgaaaaaaagctataagctagtacaaaaagcttgttaccaaacacctctaattttttgaaacaagcttataagctcatataataagctataagctagcttatttgtgttaccaaacagagcctatagTGAAGTGAATAATTGAACAAGCTTCTCAAAAGAGAAGAAAGCAAATCCTAGCGGACACTATAGGCAACTTGTTGTTGAAAAATTTGTTTGATGAAATTAAATACTTcatccgtcccattttataggATCTACTTTGATTAAATGCATTATTcatatatcttatttttatcGTATTTTTTTAAGAGTATTTTTCCATGAAGTATTTGTTTGACTTGTTTGGTCTAGTCCCCTCCATTTTTTGTATCTATCTCTCTTTTGATATTTATATAGCTTTCGGGGTGCAGCTCTTTGCTACCCCGGCctcttccttttttttaatttttttaaatatcaaatttttaaaatttttactaatagacaattaaagatatacataatcaaaattatgtattagCATACATGCAGTGGTAAattagttcttatattttgggacggatttAGTATTTCTTAAGCATTTTGTTACATAATAATTGTATTAGGAAATGTctgaaataaatttttaaattcattaatttttttatggagaTTGAAAATGTTGAAGATTTATTTTGGGTTGTTGAAGGAGAGgagaattatttttctatatttttctctCTCTGCTTGTTCCTGGCTCCTCTATTCTCTTGCTTTGATTTTTTGTTGTCACTTTATACACTCTTTGATGAAGGCTTGTGCCCAATTGATTATGGTAGACAACTAAACATGAAGTTGTCTTGGAGATATGCAAAGTCAAATTTATTATGTAGACAATGCACATAGTATAACGTGTGACAtgttaatactccctccgtcccaaattataagggaaaataaaaaaatcacacttattaagaaaaagtaaaacatgagaatttgaagtatgtttttgtgggttttccttggaataagttgcataggaagatgtaaaaacaatttttattggttgttgtttattgagaaaatgagagagagaagaaattaaatgcaatttgcatttaattttatgaaaataaggaaaaaaacattcttgaaaatgattttttctcttataatttgggacaaaaaaaatggcattttttcccttataatttgggacggagggagtatgtagGACTGGTATAATTGGGAATATAATGAGGAGTTAGGCACATTTATGAGACTGTTGATGATGCAAATCATGCATTTAATAACATTTTCCCTCCATTATTTATAGGAGATTAGGGTTTTGATTGTAGCATGTTATGAATACTAGATATAAGATTTTTTGTTCTCACTTTATACACTCTTTGATGAAGGCTTGTGCCCAATTGATTATGGTAGACAAATAAACATGAAGTTGTCTTGGAGATATGCAAAGTTAAATTTATTATGTAGACAAGTTAATATGTAGGATTGGTATAATTGGGAATATAATGAGGAGTTAGACACATTTATGAGACTCTTGATAATGCAAATCATGCATTTAATAACATTTTCCCTCCATTGTTTATAGGAGATTAGGGTTTTGATTGTAGCATGTTATGAATATTAGATTAGATATAAGAAgattagaccatctccaatagtgggtacttatttttttaagtactagtatcTAATCAGTACccccattggagcaaaacacaaatagtacctaatagataatggttctacaataagaagtggtacctattttgttttgtgggtcccatttataatgatgtatagttattggtggAATGTGTTATTGGTAGGACCCATTTAtaactttttaagagatttgGGTTTGAGGGATTgaatacttattaggtactattaattaaaaaattataaatgagggATATGTACACGTGGGtccagttaagtactcaaaaatgagtatctCCATTGTGGATATTATTAGGTTACACACCTTCATCTGAGGTCAAATGCAGAATCTTACATATGTGTATGAATTTCAATAATGTTGGCCACTTCATTTATAGCAACAAAAGAAATTGgtaataaaaatgtaaaaattaaattgcattCATTATTCGGCACCGCATGCACTTCTATTCTCTTGACAAtttacttgatttttttttgaagcattgaCAATTTACTTGATGCCCTCATCATATTCcaaacaataatattatttaaacacaactttataacaaaaataataaagctacatttttttctttttttttttatttatattttttacacgCTTTAGTATCCGTGCTATGAATAGTGAGAGTacaatattgtatttttatcaacattcttatttttttactaacatatCTCTATTTCAAATGACTCAATCCGTCAAGCTTCACAATTTTCATTTATAGatattattatgtaataatttgatagtttAAAAATGTTAGGTTcgactgtcaaaaaaaaaaatgttaggtTCAACGAAGTACATTAATATTTACTTGTGTTGAATAATTTATCACCGATTTCGTTGTAGCCTATGCTACATGTAGGTGACCAACAAATTAAAGTAAAGAGATCGAATACACACTTTCagagtttttttctttcttttttcccttTGACCATAATAACAAGTTTGCATTACCATGTGTGGctgatttattgaaaaataaggGATTCAACAacacaattttaattatattaagtttGATTTAAGAATTATTCATGAGATGAAACGAAATAACTTTTTGTCTTAAATACACACAATTTAAAATACGGAAATAAAACTAGGATGAGCTACTCTACCCAATTTATCGTGATGGATAAATAAGAATTTGCctaaaaaaattggtaatttTCTCTTTTTGGGCATAGCCCTCttttcaataataaataaaagtaatacGGATCTCTTC
Coding sequences within it:
- the LOC123897170 gene encoding DExH-box ATP-dependent RNA helicase DExH12-like; the protein is MAQSQFNRYFYPRALQLRHSPPSREFPKPKSFTNPFNTIEEDTIVFPVVDDGIYQPKTKKTRAAYDTLLILIQQPLPGQPLAGQPLSTVRFVADKILEILKNDAVNDRDKKIKIEMLLDCIPDYVFDQLVSIGKLITDFYGFADGSHVDGGIVDRVRSMSICSNNGGIVDGVRNLSICNNK
- the LOC123896407 gene encoding elongation factor 1-gamma 3-like, translating into MPELMNSHDLLSAKITLEEWKGNYFNTNTNFRKVAIKGFWKMYNPDTSSLWFCDSKYNAENSVTFKVGRFADQYAFGKMLVFRSKVKGLWLFNGQAIPKGLFDECYDMKLYEWTKVDISDEAQKARVNQMIEDCEDFEGETIREVYFKC